Part of the Gracilimonas sp. genome is shown below.
AGATGCCATACTGGAAAACAATGAGGCTGCAATCACGGAACAGGTGAATGTAATCACTCCGGTGCTTATTAAGTTTTTGATGGTACGCCTGGATGCCACAGTTCATGATGCTCAGGACTGCGCACAAAATACGCTCCTGATTGCCATAGAAAAAATTCGCGAAGACAAGATTTCGAACCCGGATGCGGTAATAAACTACCTGTTTACCACGGCCAAACACGAGTATTTTAAGCAGCTTTCCAAAGACCGTGAGGTCAATTATGAGGACCTTCCCGAGCACCATTCAGACAAGGCCGATCAGCTTAACCGATTGCTCGATAATGAGAAAATGAACATCCTGAAACGCTGTATGGAGTCGTTAAAGGCTGATTATAAAAAATACATTGAATATTGGTTTCAGAATCCTGACTACGAAACTTCGGTGGTTGCCGATCATTTTAATATCTCTGTGAACAATGCCTGGACCAAGAAACACCGGGTGATAAATGTGCTCAAAGAATGCTTCGAAAAAAAAATTAAACTTTAACTGTAAGGAATTGCTTTTTCATCGCTCTAACTATGTGAGATCAGAATGTATTTATAGAATACATTCTGAAGTAATAGAAAAGCTTTAGTATGGAAAATTCGAGAGAAACAGAAATTAGACAGCAGATAGATGCCTACATAAAAGGGCAACTTTCGGAGGAAGAGATTCAGGCTCTGTGGAATGAGTTCGCGAAAAACCCGGAACTGTTGGATGTTCTTGAAGTTGAGGTAAACGTAAAAGAACTGATTGAACGTGAAGCATTAAACTCAAAACCGGATTCAGGGTCGGCTACCATCAGGAAACTTCCTTCTTACACCTGGCATGTAGCGGCAGCGGCCGTTTTTGTGATCATTGCTTTGGTGCAAATATTCAGGATAGAAACTCCAACTCAGATCGACCAGTTTGTAATTAATCAAATCGGACCCGATCAGGTGGAAACGTCAGATGGTGTTCGGGCTAAAGACATGCGCATTACCACAGCAGATTCTCTCCTGAACCTCGGCTTTGAAGCCATCGTCTCAGGAAACGAAGACCGCGCACTTGAGCTGTTTGATGAGGTTATAAACCGATTTGATGAAGAGCCCTATGGATCGAAAGCATATCTCAATAAAGGGATTATACTTTACAACGAATCTAATTACGAAGAGGCAATCTCTGCATTCCGGGAAGCGGCAGAACGGGTTGAAGACAGCCGCATGATTCTCGAAAAAGCGTATTGGTATATGGGCAATGCCCTTGTGAATGTAGGAGAACTCGAGGAAGCTCAAAAAGCAGTATTCGAAGCCTATCAACTGGATGGCATGTTTCGTCAGCCGGCTTTCCGTTTGCTGAAGAAGCTTAACGACGACCTTGGCAGTTCAGACTACGAAGGCTTTGATGCCCAGCAGTTAGAGTAATTTCCAGCAATTACTCACTGTGTACCTGAGGAATAGGTTCGGCTCCTTCCTTCATATGATTCATCAGGAAATCATGAGCACTCAGCTTGGAATCGCCTTTTTCTTTTTGAGCCCGCTGATAGCTTCCGTCTTCCATTAATAGCCATCGCTGCTTGTTATCATTAAAATAGATATTGATCACAAACTGCAGGTATTTTTTTAACTCGGTTTTCTCGATAGGGGTAATGGCTTCCACACGGGCATCCAGGTTGCGGTGCATCCAGTCAGCTGAACCGATAAAGTACTTATGCTCCCCACCATGGTGGAAATAGTAGACACGGGAATGCTCCAGGTACCGTCCAATGATAGAGTGTACGGTTATGTTCTCACTCATTCCTGCTTTACCCGGAACAAGTCGGCAGACTCCACGGACAATCAGATCTATTTTAACCCCAATCTGAGAGGCTTCATACAGCTTTTGGATAATCATCGGGTCTTCCAGACTGTTCATTTTGGCGATGATACGAGCAGGATTCCCTTTCCGTGCTTCTTTCACCTCTTTTTCAATCAGTTCGTTCATCTGCTTACGCATATGGTTGGGAGCAACCAATAACTTTTCAAAAGTTTGTTCGGGAGCGTAGCCTGTTAGCAGGTTGAAGATGTCGGTAACATCGGAACAGAGTTTTTCATCACAGGTGAAAAGAGCCAGATCTTCATAGAGTTGAGCCGTGTCAGGGTGGTAGTTCCCGGTTCCGATGTGGCAATAGGTTCTGAGGCCGTCGCTTTCTTCACGAACAACCATGGTGAGCTTGGTGTGAATTTTTAACCCGGGAATGCCATAGGCCACGTGCACACCAAAGTTCTCCAGCTTTTGTGCCCAATTGATGTTTCGTTCTTCATCAAACCGGGCTTTAATTTCAACCAATACAGCAACCTGTTTTCCCTCCTCAGCGGCATTCATCAGGGAGTGCATTAATGGAGAGTCTTTCGAGGTTCTGTATAAAGTTTGTTTTATGGCAAGTACTTTGGGGTCTCGTGCTGCCTCTTCTACAAACCGCTGCGTTGAAAGTTCAAAACTGTGGTAGGGATGGTGTACCATAAAATCACCTTTCTTGATGACCTCAAAAATGCTAGGGATCTCTTCTTCAGGGTTATGTTTGAGGGAAGGATGTAAAACCGGAGTCCATACCCGCTCTTTAAGTCTGTTGAACCCACTGAGCTTGGCTATTTCCATAGAATCAGCCAGACCGATCGTTCCTTTCATCTCATACACATCCTGCCAGTTGATGTTCAGGTTTTTGATGAGATATTTTTTCAGATGTTTGGGCATCTCGGCATCAATTTCGAGCCGCACAATTTCGGCAAACTTTCGTTCTCTCAGCTCATCCTCAATGGTCTCAAGCAGATCTTCGGCTTCTTCCTCATTGCGGTCAACAGAGGCATTCCGGGTTACCCGAAACATGTGCGCGGAAAGCACCTTCATTCCCGGGAAAAAATGATCCATTTTCTCGCGGATGATATCCTCGATAGGCACAAGAATCACCTTGTTTCCTTTTCGGTGCACCTGCACAAAACGATTCCTGTTAGCAGGAATCTTAAGTCGGGCAAACGATTTTTCTTTGGTTCTGGGGTTTACCAACTCGATAGCAAAAGAGAGGCTCTTGTTCGAGATGAATGGAAAGGGGTGGGATTCATCAACCGCCAGCGGGGTAACGATTGGGTAAACCTGTTTTTGAAAATACCGGTCGCTTACGCTTTGCTGATAGTCGGTGAGGTCGGAATAGGATTTTATCTGAATACCTTTCTGGGAAAGTTTGGGAACGAGATCCTCAAAAAAACAGCTCCGATAAGCTTCAATCATATTCTGTACTTCATGCCGAACCGATTTAAGCTGATCGGAAGGGGTCATGCCATCTACTGATAATTCTTTGACTCCGGCCAGCAACTGTCGTTTGAGTCCACCTACCCGCTTTTGGAAAAACTCATCAAGGTTAGAGCAGACGATAGAAAGAAACTTTACCCGCTCCAGGATTTTATTCTTGTCATTTTGGGCTTCGGCCAGCACACGCTCGTTGAATTTTAGCCAGCTCAACTCGTAATTGAAAAAGTAATCGCTCCCGAAAATTTTCAGGTTGCTGGATCGCAAATCCTTATGCATACCTTTCTGTTTAAGGATTTCGTTCTTTTTGGGATTGGCCCTTTTCTTGGCAATCTTCGATTTTTCTGTAACCGATGGGTCGAAGTTAACTTCATCGGGCGATAAGGACGTCTTTTTCATAAAGGGCATTCATTAATTAGCATGCGCAATTCGCTATAAAACTAAGTATAATTCTGTAAACTTAGCGTTAACAATTAGACTATCTCTATAACGTGAATAATCCACTATTAAATCCTGAAGAAAAAGAAGAAGCATTTGAACAGACGGTTCGTCCGGGATCGCTTCAGGAATTTATTGGCCAGAAAAAGGCCATTTCTAATCTTTCAGTTTTTATAAAGGCAGCTAAACAGCGGGGCGATGCGCTGGATCACGTCATTCTTTCTGGTCCACCGGGGCTGGGAAAAACCACGCTTTCCTATATTATTGCGAATGAAATGGGTGTCAAAATTCGCCCCACCACTGGACCAGTACTTGAAAAGCCGGGAGATCTGGCAGGCATGCTCACGAATCTGGATGAAGGGGATGTGCTTTTCATTGATGAAATTCACCGGCTGAACCCGGTGATCGAAGAATATTTGTATTCAGCTATGGAAGACTATAAGCTGGATATAGTGATTGACTCCGGGCCCAACGCACGCAGTATTCAGATTGAGCTAAACCATTTTACACTGGTTGGGGCAACAACCCGTAAAGGACTGTTGACGGCCCCACTCCGCGCACGTTTCGGTATCGACATGCGACTGGATTATTACGATGTAGAATTGCTTCAGCGAATTGCCCTCCGAACGGCAGACATTATGGGGATGGGAATAACCGAAGCCGGCGCTCATGAAATTGCCCGAAGAAGCCGCGGAACTCCACGTATCGTCAATAAGCTGCTCCGCCGCACCCGGGATTTTGCGCAGGTGGAAAGTTTGGATACCATAGACGACAAAATTGCAGATAAAGCCCTCAACGCTCTTGATGTAGATAACAACGGACTGGATGAAATGGACATCCGGATTCTGAAAGCAATCATCGAAAATTACGATGGAGGTCCGGTCGGTTTAAGTACGCTGGGCGTAGCCGTTGGAGAGGATAAAGGTACGATTGAAGAGGTATATGAACCTTTCCTGATTAAAGAAGGTTTTTTGCAACGAACCCCCAAAGGCCGGATTGGCACGAAGAAAGCGTATCAGTATTTGAATGTTGATCCTTCTAAGACCGACCGTGATTTGTTTAATTAGTGCATTCTGTTAAATTCTTGCATCATGGGTAATCAAATCGTTATAGAACACCTTACACAGAAAGAAAAGCTTCTGCTAATGGAAGATCTATGGAAAGATATTAGTAAAGAAGCTGATTATACTCCTCCTGTTTGGCATAAGAATGTGTTGGATAATAGAGAGCAGGCGCTTAAAGAGGGAAAAGATTCATTTACAGATTGGAAGAAAGCCAAAGAGGACATTAGAAGACAGATATCATGAAGATTCTGATTCTGGATTCAGCCAAATCAGACTTAGTAAATGGGTTTTACTTCTATGAAAGTCAGGAACAGGGCCTGGGAGACTACTTTCTTGATGCCCTTTATTAAGACATAGATTCACTAATGTTATATGCCGGAGTACATCCCAAAAAGTTTGGAAGTTACCATTGCATGTTTGCTAAGCGGTTCCCATTTGCGATTTACTATAAAATGAATGAGGACTTAGTATATGTTCACGCCATACTTGATTGTAGAAGAGATCCTGGAATGATATCCGAGAGGCTTGAGTAGAAAAAGAAATGAAAGTCGATATACATAGCTTTTTTCTCGTCAAATCTTTTTAACTTTGCAGCCTTTGTGAAGCGGGGAGATTCCCAAACATCACATTTTCCTAACCGAAAGCACCTTATTATTTCAAAGAATTTAGTTTACGCATGAAAAATCTTTTTACCTCTGAGTCTGTATCCGAAGGACATCCGGATAAAGTAGCCGATCAAATTTCAGACGCCATTTTAGATGCTCTCCTCGCTGACGACCCTGAATCCCGTGTTGCTGTTGAAACCCTTGTGACCACCGGCTTGGCTGTGGTTTCCGGTGAGGTGACCACTGAGTCATATATTGATGTGCAGGAAATTGTAAGGGAGGTAATACGTGAAATTGGGTACACTAAAGCTTCCTACCGATTTGATTCAGAGAGTTGTGGTGTGCTTTCCACCATCCATAATCAAAGTCCTGATATCGCCCAGGGGGTAGATAGAGACGGAGCCGGTGATCAGGGCATGATGTTTGGTTATGCGACTAAAGAAACCCCGGAGTTTATGCCCATGCCGCTCCAGTACTCACACAACTTGCTGAAGGAACTGGCAAAAATCCGTAAACAAACGGATAAGATGAATTACCTGGGTCCGGACAGTAAAAGCCAGGTTACCATTGAGTATGACGAAAACGGAAAGCCGGCCCGCATTCATACGATTGTACTTTCAACCCAGCATGATGCGGGTGTGGAGCAGGCTCAGATTCAGTCCGACATTAAAAAACACCTGATTGGGAATGTAATACCCGTGGAGTTGGTGGATGATCAAACGATTTATCATGTAAACCCAACCGGGAAGTTTGTAAT
Proteins encoded:
- a CDS encoding tetratricopeptide repeat protein; this encodes MENSRETEIRQQIDAYIKGQLSEEEIQALWNEFAKNPELLDVLEVEVNVKELIEREALNSKPDSGSATIRKLPSYTWHVAAAAVFVIIALVQIFRIETPTQIDQFVINQIGPDQVETSDGVRAKDMRITTADSLLNLGFEAIVSGNEDRALELFDEVINRFDEEPYGSKAYLNKGIILYNESNYEEAISAFREAAERVEDSRMILEKAYWYMGNALVNVGELEEAQKAVFEAYQLDGMFRQPAFRLLKKLNDDLGSSDYEGFDAQQLE
- a CDS encoding addiction module protein, translating into MGNQIVIEHLTQKEKLLLMEDLWKDISKEADYTPPVWHKNVLDNREQALKEGKDSFTDWKKAKEDIRRQIS
- the metK gene encoding methionine adenosyltransferase; protein product: MKNLFTSESVSEGHPDKVADQISDAILDALLADDPESRVAVETLVTTGLAVVSGEVTTESYIDVQEIVREVIREIGYTKASYRFDSESCGVLSTIHNQSPDIAQGVDRDGAGDQGMMFGYATKETPEFMPMPLQYSHNLLKELAKIRKQTDKMNYLGPDSKSQVTIEYDENGKPARIHTIVLSTQHDAGVEQAQIQSDIKKHLIGNVIPVELVDDQTIYHVNPTGKFVIGGPHGDTGLTGRKIIVDTYGGRGAHGGGAFSGKDPSKVDRSAAYASRHIAKNIVAAGLAEECLVQLAYAIGVVEPVSINVHTYGTGKMSDVELADKVAKTFDCTPQGIIKRFNLKSPIYRKTAAYGHFGREEFPWEKLDFVDELG
- the ruvB gene encoding Holliday junction branch migration DNA helicase RuvB, with translation MNNPLLNPEEKEEAFEQTVRPGSLQEFIGQKKAISNLSVFIKAAKQRGDALDHVILSGPPGLGKTTLSYIIANEMGVKIRPTTGPVLEKPGDLAGMLTNLDEGDVLFIDEIHRLNPVIEEYLYSAMEDYKLDIVIDSGPNARSIQIELNHFTLVGATTRKGLLTAPLRARFGIDMRLDYYDVELLQRIALRTADIMGMGITEAGAHEIARRSRGTPRIVNKLLRRTRDFAQVESLDTIDDKIADKALNALDVDNNGLDEMDIRILKAIIENYDGGPVGLSTLGVAVGEDKGTIEEVYEPFLIKEGFLQRTPKGRIGTKKAYQYLNVDPSKTDRDLFN
- a CDS encoding sigma-70 family RNA polymerase sigma factor, whose protein sequence is MDYSKFVDAILENNEAAITEQVNVITPVLIKFLMVRLDATVHDAQDCAQNTLLIAIEKIREDKISNPDAVINYLFTTAKHEYFKQLSKDREVNYEDLPEHHSDKADQLNRLLDNEKMNILKRCMESLKADYKKYIEYWFQNPDYETSVVADHFNISVNNAWTKKHRVINVLKECFEKKIKL
- the ppk1 gene encoding polyphosphate kinase 1 — encoded protein: MKKTSLSPDEVNFDPSVTEKSKIAKKRANPKKNEILKQKGMHKDLRSSNLKIFGSDYFFNYELSWLKFNERVLAEAQNDKNKILERVKFLSIVCSNLDEFFQKRVGGLKRQLLAGVKELSVDGMTPSDQLKSVRHEVQNMIEAYRSCFFEDLVPKLSQKGIQIKSYSDLTDYQQSVSDRYFQKQVYPIVTPLAVDESHPFPFISNKSLSFAIELVNPRTKEKSFARLKIPANRNRFVQVHRKGNKVILVPIEDIIREKMDHFFPGMKVLSAHMFRVTRNASVDRNEEEAEDLLETIEDELRERKFAEIVRLEIDAEMPKHLKKYLIKNLNINWQDVYEMKGTIGLADSMEIAKLSGFNRLKERVWTPVLHPSLKHNPEEEIPSIFEVIKKGDFMVHHPYHSFELSTQRFVEEAARDPKVLAIKQTLYRTSKDSPLMHSLMNAAEEGKQVAVLVEIKARFDEERNINWAQKLENFGVHVAYGIPGLKIHTKLTMVVREESDGLRTYCHIGTGNYHPDTAQLYEDLALFTCDEKLCSDVTDIFNLLTGYAPEQTFEKLLVAPNHMRKQMNELIEKEVKEARKGNPARIIAKMNSLEDPMIIQKLYEASQIGVKIDLIVRGVCRLVPGKAGMSENITVHSIIGRYLEHSRVYYFHHGGEHKYFIGSADWMHRNLDARVEAITPIEKTELKKYLQFVINIYFNDNKQRWLLMEDGSYQRAQKEKGDSKLSAHDFLMNHMKEGAEPIPQVHSE